DNA from Tripterygium wilfordii isolate XIE 37 chromosome 15, ASM1340144v1, whole genome shotgun sequence:
TTTAACAGCTAAACAGATTTTTCAGTTAATTTTACTACCTCAAGTACTCATAAAAATGAGTATACCAAGTTGTTAGAGCTAAGAAGGGAAAGGAAGTGGGGAACAAACCTTCGTTCAAATACAACAAGAGTAGCAGATGAATCACACTGGAGAGAATGTTCAAAATTTGGGGGCAGATAGGCATATGAATCAACCTAGaaaaaaaagcatcaaattttttGGAGCCCTTCACTGAAATCAAATAGTTCACCACTAAAATTGAGAGGGATAAATACCtactaaataataaaattaataaaatgtgCTAGTGTATGACATATATTTGTCCATGTACGTATGATTATAAGAACTTGACATGCCTAGATAAAAAACTGAAATTACTGCTGTCATCAAAATAACAAAGTTTGCATAATAATTTTCCAAGAATTCCAGCGTTCACACCATGGTGTTGTATTTTTGCCTTAATGAGGTTAACATGGTGTAAATTCTGGCATTCTTGGAAGTATTACATGAATGAACACAAATGATTAAAAGCCTATAGAAGTACGTAGGGCAGTCAATGAATGCAAATAATAAGCTCTTACCGTCAACTTGTGGCTAATTCCGTAAGCATCAGTGAGTGTTACAGTACCCTCAATTGTGAATAAAAACCTAATAAATGAACATAATAAACATTATACAGGTGACAGACACAGAAAAACCTGATTATGACGGTCTTTGGATTACTTCCAATAAcgctgaaaaatgaaaaatctggaaatatatTTGGACCTCTCTATATCGTGAGGGGGCTCCCTTGATCTTGCATTCTCTGCACATAGTAGGCTTCTATTAGTTGCCTAGTAAACAGTgtcattgaacatgcaaaaatTTAACATTTTGGTTTTGACAAGAACTCAGACACCAATGTCACACAGGAATTACAAGATCACTGATAGAGTAAAACAAATAACAAGCTCGATTTAGCTTCAAAAATAGTATTTAAGAGCATAAATATGACTGGAACCTTGCATCTTTGCCAGGTACATAACAAAATGTGCACCCATTGCAGGAGTGATTAAATATGCTCCCAATGTGTTTGTCCTGCAAACAAGGACAGATGATTATACCAGCAAACAAATTCAGCTCTAAGAAAGATAAAAAAATTGAGATGAAAAGTTGATGGTACCAGTCGGGCAAAGGGCTGAATACTTGACTTTCGGGTGTTATTAAAGCATGGTCTCTTTTGTAGACACTGCGTGTGAAACCGGGCAAATCTGCCAAGAGAAAACCATGGGGCGGTTCAAGGTATTTATACATTCTTTCTGGACCTAAGACAATTGGAATATTGAAGTACGCAGTTctcaattcctaagcatcatgTAATAGCCAATGAACCATACAAGATTGCCTTCTGTATGATTGCTGGTTATTAGGAGAGTCAGTTTTAATTTTTCCTTCTCCCATTAGGACTTAGGAGTATCCTTTTTGTATATGTATTAAGCAATCTTCGACTCTGTTTGTTTCGAGGAAAATCATGCTTTTGGAAAATATATAGTTTTTCAACATATGTTTTATGGGAATTATGAGTGTTCCAAAAACTCGATCTTCCTTGAAACAAACGGAGCACTAGTGTTACTAGGAATTCTAGTCCAGCTGTAAAAGCTCTACTCTTTTTAATTGTTTTCCTAACCTTGAAGATGCTGAGGCGATAGAGTGGGATTCGTGACCTTCCAGTACAGTGGTTTCTCACTTCTATCGCCATTGACAATGGAAGGCGCCGCGCAAAACCCTCCATCACTCCACCCAAATCCAATCAAACCTTgtagaaacaaagaaatcaatcaTTCAATACCATATAACCAAAAcccaactgcacaaaaatgtcaaatttttttatctGATGAGTTTTCTAGGCATCCAAACAGAAAGCAAGTTGAGGAGATAAAAAGGGAAGGCGACAGTACCTATTAGAGTGAACGAGAGACAGAGAAAATAATACCGCGAGAATGACAACGGGTTTTGCATTTTGTTTGTGTGAGTTTGTAGATCTTCGTTGGTCTCCTTTACTCCCAAAAGCATGTTAAATACTTTTTCTTCACAAATCCCATATTAGGAATTAGGATTTACGAGTAATGATTTTACTATTAAGTATTTAGGGTTCTGAGCTTTATGGGATATTGGGCTAGTTTGAGCTCAGTTCACTTGGGACCCTATTGGGATTAAGAGCTTATGGGCTTCACTTATGGGCCAGTCATATGCCACTACTTTCTTGGGCCCCTGTCTTTGTTTTCAGTACGAGGGTTGCTTTTAAGAGAGTTTAATACAAATAAAGAAGGGGCGGAAATACAAATAAAGAAAGTGAACAGCCGCGCAGAAGAAGCGAGGGTTTAATGGAATAGGGTTTATCATTCGATCTGCAAATTCAATAGGCCCGAGTGCTCTCTGCGATATACGTGTAGTATGGAGAGCAATTCGATGGCTTCTTTAGCATCTTCACTGTCAAACAGCTTTCAACAAGTACCGCCGGCGGCTATTCCGCCAATGTTGGATTGTATTTTGGCGACTACGGAGTCATCTCCATTGCGGCTTTTCGAATCGCTTCTCCATGAGTTGATTAATACTGTACTTCCTTTACCTCATCAAAACTAATTTGACGGAAGTTCGTTTTTTAGAAGAATTTATGTGTTCAGTTTGATTATTCGGGGTAACAACTATAGGATGTTAGTGAAAACGGATGAAGCATAATTATAAATCACTTGACTTTCAATTCTTTTGCCAAGTTCACGTACTGAGTTGGGCGTGGAAGTATATGCGTTGAAATACAATTATTTGATTGGCTAGTTCGGATTTTTCTTTGACAATATCATAAGCATAAACttgaaccttttgttttttagaaaacaaagaagagaTTTCTTTTGCCTAGTTTGATTTGCTACATAAATTGCGTGACTTAATTGCAGTAATGATTTGGGTCTGCTTGATTCACTTAGGATTTTTTCAAGGACGAGAATGTTGACTCTGATCGGCGCAACCATCTTGTATCATTCGTGGATGCCCTTTGTCATCTTTTAAAGAAACTTGGTGATTCTGGTAAAATTCAGTGTAATTCTTTTTCCCCCTTCAATTTATGTGAAAGCATTGTGTCGTAGGAACAGGATTTGTTATTTATGGTGTCTTTATATGCTATGCATTTTGAATGACAATAGGGCTCCTGTTGGTTAATCTGGAATGAGCGTAACTCTAGAATTTTTCTCGATATGGAGTGTTCGATTGGGATTATCCTGGATAAGTGGCTTTCAGAGCTCAAGCTCTGGTTGATTAGAATTTGTTCTAATATTTTCGATTATTTCAAGCTTATTGCACCCTCTTGGTGCCGTTAATAAAAttttctgttaaaaaaaaatgaaagtagaaaaaatttcgttttccatctttttttacttgtttatatatgCATATCTATGTGAGAAACTGTATGTTCAATCTCAGGAATGCACAGTTTACCACCAACTTTTTATAAGgtgttgttttccattctttgatgcttttattCGAAACTTACTGCTTGTTTGTTATATGATTGTAGACCATTAGAACCTTCACTAATGTTATACAGATTTGATACTTGATGGGAGCATCTTGCATCTGGTTGATGCAGAGAAAATCGTACGTCATGAGTCGGACATAAGATGTCTTAATGTACCCTACCAGAGAAATTTTAGGGCAAAGACAACAGCCAAATTGGTTAAATAGTGAATGGGACTCCTTGTGCTATCACTGCTATGCTatgctctgtgtgtgtgtgtctggaTCTgtgtggtgtgtgtgtgtgtgtttttcctctctctctctctctcaaatgttCACATATTTTCTTGAGTTTAAAAACACTTTCAATGTGTTTACTAATTAAGCTTTCTCCAGGGACTAATCGTGGTGCTTTGCAGTCCTTTTTGTGGAGATGTTTTCTTCCACTAATGAAGATGGTTCATGCAGTTGATCGCGAAATTCTTAATCTGGTTAGGGCGCTGAAGTTGATAAGTCTTGGGATTTATTTTACCCTTAACTGTAAAATCGTTGCTTACTATCTACcttgtttcttgttttgctttgtttcttaaaaaaatCTCAAGAGTATAGAATCTTTTTTAGATGTTGTTAACAAGACTGGTGCCTGGGAGGTTTTAAAAGCAACCATGGTACCCTTTCTTCTAagatctattggtatctctaTGGGTATGGTTCAAAATGAAGAATTAAATGAATCGGGTTCAAGCTCTACATTCCAGGGTTCAAACAACTGGATAAATAAGGAGTACATGCTATCTCTGTCTGAATCTTTTCCGCTGCCTGTGTCATGCCATATTTTAGCCTCACTATTGGATGCTGTTGTCCAAAGTCTCCAACGATCCTCAAAGATAACAGAATTGATGTCAGCGAACCAATGCTCTTACTTAGAGAAATTTTCGTGTAGCTTACTTTTGGACCTCTGTAATATGGCAGAGCAGTTTCTTTCACAAAGTTTGGAACACCGTTCTTGTACAATTAGCCTTCTCCTCCCATGCATTTTGAGAGCTTTCAATTCTACCTATGCATATGGAATCTCAGTTGATGGCCAGACCTGTGTATTATCTAGGTAATATCTATAGCCTTAATTGCTTCATGGAGAAGAGtttcattggaattgctcttTTCTTACCTgatttttcatgcattttctATCTTCATTCTTTATACTTCTGACAGCATCTTATTGCCATCCAGGAATTTCTTCATCATGAATATTTGGAAGCGCTGCAGATCACTGTTTTCTCTTGGACCTTTTGAGAGAAGAGATGCCTATACCACTCTCTCTCTGTGCTTGTCTTCTTATTCAGAAGGATGCAAAAGTGATGACATGAATGATAGAGTTGAAGAATTCGACATAAGAGCTGAAAATGAATTTTGGGATGAAATAAAAAGAGGCTTGGTACTTAAGCACAATTACTTAAGCATTTATTGCTAATTCATTTTATCTCACCACGATGCAGGGCAGTTTAGAATCACTCTGACTTCTGCTTTTGCCTTTGCATTATCTATGTGTGTTTTGCCTTGCCAGGTTGATGAAGAGAGCTTGGTTAGGAAGCAGTCATTATATATCTTGAAGAAAGTATTATGCATAAGCGGGGAAAGGCAGAGCAAGGTTGGACTGTCAGAAAGGAAAATGAAGGAGAAAAGATCCAATCCCGGTGGTATGACAAAGAGGGAAATTTGGGCTGATAAGGAGGCCAAGTCGTTGGGGGTAGGAAACTTTTGTGATTCAGTTGATTCCTATTTAAACAATCAGCAGCAATGGGAGGCGTTCATACTTTTGTTTGAAATGCTTGAAGAGTATGGCACTCATCTGGTGGAAGCTGCTTGGAATCATCAGGTTTTTCGGGTTTAACCCTTTCTATTTTGTTGGCAAGATACCCTAAAGGCACTATCCATTCTTTATGTTAGGAGAGTAAAATCGGAAATCTTATCATTAGGGCCATACCTATTTCCAAAATCTGAAGTTTGGTTGATCTGAAATGTGTGGTGATTATTGGATGCTAATGAGAAATAATTTTGATGAAACAAAGAGTCTCGGAAAGGAGACTTATTGGAAAAAGATAATTTTTGTTAACTTCTCTAAAATCGTTATGGCTGTGGTTTTAGATTGTACAACTTGTTCAAAAAAGGGGgctattgttgatttttttttatgtgcaaGGTTTGGTTAAAGAGACTGGCTGATTTTCTAATCCAATGACTGGTTTTTCTGTTGTAATTGAATTCCTCTATTCGTAGTGTGGATGTCCTCTTGCTGGAAACTAAGCTTGGCAAAGTACAGGAATAGGGAGTGTTTGTAGCAGTTATTTTTTGTTGTCGGAAATCAtttttttggtggaatcttttgTATTGGAAAAACTGTTATACTTTTGAAAGGCTTGGTAAATGTGCACTATGTTGTgtatttttatgttttgctATATATGACTTCATACGTTTACAGTACATACGCAAAATATTTAATACTTTCTTTCAGGTAACCTTGTTACTTCAGAGTTCCAATTCGCTTAATAACTTTGCAAGATGTAAGAGTGGGGGAGTGCATCAGAATCAGATGGAAACATTAACTGAGGTCATTGGTTGGTTAGTGATCTTGTGGGAACGAGGTTTTCGTCATGATAATCCTCAGGGTATTTGTGATCTGTTTTTATGCTCATACTTTTCGAATTAATTCCTGGGGAAGTCAGTGGATAGTAAACTATGCTATCTATTACTTCATGCAGTTTATTTGCCTTCCTGGTGTAGTTCTTTTTTCCCAtatccttcttttcttttccataaTGCAGTCAGGTGCTTGATTATGCAGTCATTCTTGGGCGTTGAATGGATAACATATGGAATGTGTGGGAAATTGGTACCTGAAAGTTTTGTTCTGGGTCCATTTGTAAAAGCTCTGGATGACCCTGTACATCATACTGGTTTTGGTATGTTCTGAACTTTTGCAGATCATGATGCTATATTTTTGCTTTCTCCTAGTTTTATTATAGTTGATTGGAGCTTAATACCTTGACTTTTTGCTATACATGAGTAACATCACACTGCTTAATACCTTGACCTTTTGCTATAAACTACACTGCTATAAGCATGCATAGTGCTTTCCATGGCCAACTTTGCACTAAATCTCTTCTATTCATGTTATGGTGGATGATTCACTGTTGTGATATCGCTGTGATGATATGCTGTCAATGATATGTTTGGCAAATTGTACTGGACCAGTATCTGGTGTCAATTTTAGCAATTTTAGCAGTTCCATCGTTGTTAAATTGAGAAGAATTGAAGTTGTGAGCTACGAACTTTGAGTCATTATAGATTAGCAGAGCAGCCAAAGAAAAACTCGATATGGAAGTAGTACTATTTTCTTGTCTAAGCAAAGGGAACCAACAAGAACAGGTGGTCCAATCCTGGAAAGTTTATGACGAAGTTACAAAATGATAAAagggtgaaatttttttttaaaatgcaaCCTAAAATCTATAAGCTTAAAGTATTCCTGAAATCAAAGAATAAGTGGTAGACTGGCAGTATGTGATGATTTAATACCCTCTTAATGTGATGATTTGATGAACCAATTCTTGCTATTGCCAGTAATAAGTTGGATATATGTTTTCCTTGTGAGTGCCATTGTATTGGGCATGACTCTAGGGTGTGTGAGGTGAGAAAACTGTGATTCACTATTGTTTGTCATTTATAGGACTCTGTCTTTTTTAGGAGTCAAAGGAGTTTATACTTCAAGGACCATTGAGGGTGCAACTCATTTTCTGCGTAAATATGCAAGTTGCTTAAACACAAGGTATGATATATCGAGCCAGACAAATTTTATCTGGTAAAAAACATGTTTATATCTTGTTACGAGAGAAGCTCTTTCTTGAAAGctttcatctttctttttttttatttttcactttctTTCGATTCCTTTTACTGCACTAAATACAATCTAGTATATTCTAAAATACATGTACAATGACTCAATTACCCCCATATATTCTAACACCCCCCTtcaagttggagcatagatatcaatcatgcccaacttgttaCAAATATCAGTTATTCGGCTCCCTGGTAGAGCTTTAGTAAATATGTCGGCTATTTTGATCTCCAGTTCTAACATGGTTAAGACGAACCATTCCTTGTTGGAGTTTCTCTCGAATAAAGTGACAATCAACTTCGATATGTTTCGTACGCTCATGAAACACTGAGTTAGAAGCAATATGAAtagctgcttgattatcacaccacAATCGCATGGGAGTCGAGTCTTTCATACCAATTTCCTCAAGCAAGTGACGCACCCACATAAGTTCACAAATAGATTGAGCCATGGCTCTATATTCAGACTCAGCACTCGACCGTGCAATTAcattttgtttcttacttttccatgatatCAAATTCCCTCCAATAAAGACACAATAACCTGTAGTAGACCGCCTGTCTATAGGACATcccgcccaatcagcatcagagaatCCTTCTACTCCAAGATTATCATGATCTTTATAAAGAAAACCACAACCTGTTCCTTCTACTCTACTGTGACCACGATTCCTATAAACAATACCTCGACCTGGAGCACCCTTAAGATACTTCAAGATATGAATAACTGCATCCCAGTGAGATGCTCGAGGAGATGACATAAACTGACTAACCACACTTACTGGGAAAGCAATATCTGGACGCGTCACTGTAAGGTAATTAAGTTTCCCAACTAATCGCCTATATTGTTCTGGATCAGCAAGTAGAACACCATCTTCAGCAGCCAGTTTCACATTAGGCACCATAGGTGCCTCACAAGGTTTAACATCAGTCAAACCTGTCTCACTAAGTATATCAAGGACATATTTCCTCTGAGATAGGAAGATACCTTGCTTGCTACGTGAcacttcaatgcccaagaaGTATCTGAGAGGTCCAAGatcctttgtttgaaatttagtGTGAAGAAAggacttaagagcactaataccCATACTATCACTCCCAGtaatcacaatatcatcaacataaaccacTAGAAGAATACAACCGAACTCAGATTGTCTGTAGAAGACAGAGTGATCAAGAGCACTTCGGCACATCCCAAACTCAATGACCACTTCACTGAATCTACCAAACCAAGCACGGGGAGactgtttcaacccatataatGATTTCCGAAGAAAACATACTTTCCCAGactccccctgagcaacaaACCCAGGTGGTTGCTCCATGTAGACCTCTTCAAGCAAATCACCATGCAGAAATGCATTCTTAACATCTAACTGATGTAAAGGCCAGTGATAGATAGCAGCAAGAGAAATAAATAAGCGAATAGAAGCAATCTTGGCAACTGGAGAAAAAGTCTCCAAATAATCAACGCCATATGTCTGAGCATAGCCTTTTGCCACTAACCGAGCCTTCAAACGGGCCACAGAACCATCGGGATTCACTTTAATAGTGAaaacccacttacaaccaataGCATGTTTGTCTTTGgggagagaaacaagatcccaTGTACCATTCTCCTTAAGAGCAAACATCTCATCCTCCATTGCTTGCCGCCACCCAGAATGATCAAGAGCCTCTGAAACAGACTTAGGAACAGGAGTAGAATCGAGAGAAGAAATAGTAGATTGGGAGACAAGAGATAGACTGttataagaaacaaatgaagagATAGGATAAGTACAAGAACGTTTACCTTTACGAAGAGCAATAGGTAAATCAAGACTAGCATCAGGAGCAGGAGGATTCGGATCTGGAGATGAAGATGTAGGTGAAGGTTGAGTGTCAAGGTCGTCCGTAGGTGCCACTGGAGAATTCACTATTGATGGTGCCGCAGGACGATGCCAGCTATGTCGAGAATATGTCTGAGTAATAGGAGGACGAGAAGACTCAGGAAGAAAAGGTTCTCCAGATACACGGTAGACAAGAAAATCATCGTCGGGAGCAAAAAAGGATGCAGAAGCACCACTGACATAAGGGGTAGATTCAAAGAAGGTAACATCAGCTGAGATTAAATATCGACCTAGATCAGGAGAGAAACAACGATACCCTTTTTGATGACGAGAGTATCCCAAGAAAATACATTTCAGAGAACGCGGGTCAAGTTTAGTAACCTTAGGTCGGATATCctgcacaaaacacacacaaccaaatATACGTGGGGGAAGACGAAAGAGAGGCTGAGAGGGAACCAGAGCAGAATAAGGTATATGACCATCTAGAATCGAAGAGGGCATACGATTGATTAAATAACATGCAGTATGGACAGCATCAGCCCAAAAAATCTTAGAAACTTTCATATGAAATAATAAGGCTCTGGCAACTTCCATCAAATGacgattttttctttcagccactccattttgttgtggagtgacAACACATGATGACTGATGAACAATACCATTCTGAacaagataagaagaaagaggGTCAGAGAAATACTCTTTGGCATTGTCACTACGTAGAATGCGAAGAGAACCATTATTTTGAGTTTTAATTTCAGCATGAAAGGCACAAAATATAGAATATAACTCAGAAcgttttttcattaaatataaccAAGTTACTCGGGAaaagtcatcaacaaaagtaacaaaataacGAAATCCAGATTGAGACACAACTGGACAAGGACCCCAAATATCTGAATGAACTAGTTCAAAGGGGGACGCAGCCCGTTTATTGACTCGAGGAATGTAAGACGCCCTATGATGTTTAGCAAACTGACACGCCTCACACTCTAATGGAGACACTGAACCTAAAGACGGACAAAGACACTTTAAAACATTTAACGAAGGATGTCCAAACTGGCAATGCAATTGATAGACTGAGGTAGCACTAATGGAAGCAATTGGTCGTGGCACTGGTGAACAATCAGCAGCAAGAACGTATAGACCATTAGACACACGACCTCTACCAATAATCTTCTTCGTCACCAGATCCTGGAACACACAATGATCAGGAAAGAAATGAACAGAACAATGTAAagtgttatgagaagtataaaagggtacTATGGTAATTACAGTAATAAGTGTaattctgtatatatattgaagtaTGGTAAATAAGGAATAAGATAACACGAGAGAACTCTCTCCTTTCTGCTATTCCTTCTACAGCTGTACTCTGCTCTTCTTTCTGCAGCTGTGCTCTTCTTTCTGCAGCTATGCTCTGCTTCATATCACAACCCATACATCTGAATACGTCTGATCCAGTTTCATTGCTTtgttacatggtatcggagctttccTGGTAGACATCTGCGCTGGTTGTCCACTTCATCAAAATCTGATCTGGTTGTTCATTTCCTCGATCTACGTTGATCCAACGGTCGGATCAGCAAACCTCATCTTACAAAGATCTTCGTCGGAGGTTAGTGAGTCCCGGCGGAAGGTCAGCGACCTCATCGCAGAGGCGCGCACTGTTCACGCGGCGCGCACTGTTCACGCGGCGCGCACTGTTCACGCATGATGGCTGGTAGACATGCCGTTGTCGGGATGTGAGTTCGAAAACTTGCTGGAAATCCACATCTTGGTCTTCTTCTTCCGCTGTGAATGGGGCTATTGGTGTGTGTTGGAATGGTTTGCCCAGCTCTGTGAAGTGGGTCTTTGTGTTGATCTGTATTTCAGTTTTGTTTGGTAGTGGAAGTGTAGCAACTGAGACTTTATTATGAGTGAGACAGAACACAAAATGGGATCTACTGAGGTGGTTGCGGCTTCTACCAAGTTGACTGACCAGAGACTGGTTGGTCCTAATTATCAACACTGGCGGAAAATTATCCAAGTTACCATTCGGGGAATGGATAAGGAAGACCATCTTACTGGTACAGCACCTGATTCTACTAATCATGCTACTGACTATAAGGTGTGGATGCGTGATGATGCACGGCTGTATGGCCAACTGTTGAATTCCATGGACCGGAAGGTCTCTGAATTGGTGACACACTGTGATACTGTGAAGGAAATATGGGAATATCTGGGAGTTTTGTATTCGggaaaaaatgatatgaatcgACTCTATGATGTAGCATTATCTTTCTTTCGGCCTGAACAAAAGGACTCGAATCTTAGTGAGTATTTTGCT
Protein-coding regions in this window:
- the LOC120016816 gene encoding (S)-ureidoglycine aminohydrolase is translated as MLLGVKETNEDLQTHTNKMQNPLSFSRYYFLCLSFTLIGLIGFGWSDGGFCAAPSIVNGDRSEKPLYWKVTNPTLSPQHLQDLPGFTRSVYKRDHALITPESQVFSPLPDWTNTLGAYLITPAMGAHFVMYLAKMQENARSREPPHDIERFLFTIEGTVTLTDAYGISHKLTVDSYAYLPPNFEHSLQCDSSATLVVFERRYAGLGNHISEFIVGSTDKQPLLETPGEVFQLRKLLPQSVPYDFNIHIMDFQPGEFLNVKEVHYNQHGLLLLDGQGIYRLGDSWYPVQTGDAIWMAPFLPQWYAALGKTRSRYLLYKDVNRNPLYA